From a region of the Phaseolus vulgaris cultivar G19833 chromosome 6, P. vulgaris v2.0, whole genome shotgun sequence genome:
- the LOC137832597 gene encoding stress-related protein, with amino-acid sequence MAAEPQPQQIDERKEEQELKYLEFVQFATLQALMRCAILYSYAKERAGPLKPGVNTVEDAVKTVVAPVYDRFHLVPVELLKYADRKVGELDRHVPSNVKKVSSQARSVVSEVRRDGVSTFAKTVYSKYEPTAEQCAVSAWRKLNQLPLFPQVANAVLPKAAYCTEKYNEVIVSSAEKGYRVSAYLPLVPTEKIAKVFSGN; translated from the exons ATGGCTGCCGAACCCCAACCCCAACAAATC GATGAGAGAAAAGAAGAGCAAGAACTCAAGTACCTTGAATTCGTGCAATTCGCAACTCTTCAGGCTCTCATGCGTTGCGCCATCCTCTACTCTTACGCCAAGGAACGCGCCGGTCCTCTGAAGCCCGGCGTTAACACAGTGGAGGACGCCGTGAAGACCGTGGTGGCTCCGGTGTACGACAGGTTCCATCTCGTCCCCGTCGAGCTCCTCAAATACGCCGATCGCAAGGTCGGCGAGTTGGACCGCCACGTTCCCTCCAACGTGAAGAAGGTCTCCTCCCAGGCCCGTTCCGTCGTCTCCGAAGTCCGCCGCGACGGCGTCTCCACCTTCGCCAAAACCGTTTACTCCAAGTACGAGCCCACGGCGGAGCAGTGCGCCGTGTCCGCGTGGCGGAAGCTGAACCAGCTTCCGCTCTTCCCTCAGGTGGCCAATGCCGTGTTGCCAAAGGCTGCTTACTGCACGGAGAAGTACAACGAGGTTATTGTTTCCTCTGCTGAGAAAGGTTATAGGGTTTCTGCTTATCTTCCTTTGGTGCCCACTGAAAAGATCGCCAAAGTCTTCAGTGGAAATTGA
- the LOC137832596 gene encoding putative nuclear RNA export factor SDE5, with translation MEVSGQNIVKCEEEKALKCLLDAFGSVFSLEEIASAYCKASRNADLAGEILFEMQGSSLGSSSTTLDSSNTDIRTEGSSESSDGHSLENSFQERKTKVRPVSAGTVSSIIGKNYVRPAPSANGSFGTKKPIKLDAKSLPMTGIWREKNKPDVSSSKHDQLHQDMEDFLFKMLGDGFQLERNMIRQVLDTCGYDIQKSLVKLLDQSNMASGKRKSVVGDSAGRFTDMKPNSEVPSSERKSQDLNYPRGDRNIATTKGTELHQQQKQKQRYDLQKEVLSSLFDYQGHSEVEEAPKRIVKDLNMKSRFGRVVFEPPKDSPEELNIDMDFSRPENIDDPEDEEEYKNVRRAVKEYRVAMNEYYKAAIDAFAEGDQIKAEKLLEQGQFFLSKAHDADEESNKIILETSNSEAEEMVLDLRDHGSNEAVRLLKCHLSSFSGIPSYEYLKVMVHANDNPKGSRRRLRVLKLLEQESIAWVEGDTADTILIRLSNIDPKSLSFVKTL, from the exons ATGGAAGTCTCTGGGCAGAATATTGTGAAGTGTGAAGAAGAGAAAGCATTGAAGTGTTTGCTTGATGCATTTGGCTCTGTGTTTTCTCTTGAAGAGATAGCTTCTGCTTATTGCAAGGCGAGCCGGAATGCTGACTTGGCTGGGGAAATTTTGTTTGAAATGCAGGGAAGTTCTTTAGGATCATCTTCAACCACCCTTGATTCATCCAATACAGATATCAGGACTGAAGGGTCTTCTGAATCATCAGATGGACATTCCCTTGAGAATTCATTCCAAGAAAGGAAAACCAAAGTTCGCCCTGTTTCGGCTGGTACTGTTTCAAGCATTATTGGCAAGAACTATGTTAGACCTGCTCCATCAGCAAATGGGTCTTTTGGGACGAAAAAACCAATTAAGTTGGATGCAAAGTCGCTGCCAATGACCGGAATCTGGCGTGAAAAAAACAAGCCAGATGTTTCGAGTTCTAAGCATGATCAGCTTCACCAGGATATGGAAGATTTCTTATTTAAAATGCTTGGAGATGGCTTTCAGCTTGAACGAAATATGATACGGCAAGTTCTTG ATACTTGTGGGTACGATATTCAGAAG AGCTTGGTGAAGCTACTCGATCAATCGAATATGGCTTCAGGCAAAaggaaatctgttgttggtGATTCAGCTGGTAGA TTTACAGATATGAAACCAAATTCTGAAGTGCCTTCTTCTGAAAGAAAGTCTCAGGATTTAAATTATCCCAGAGg AGATAGAAACATAGCTACAACTAAAGGAACGGAATTACatcaacaacaaaaacaaaaacaaagataTGACCTTCAGAAAGAAGTATTGTCTTCTTTGTTTGATTATCAAGGGCATTCTGAGGTGGAAGAGGCTCCTAAAAGAATTGTAAAGGATTTGAATATGAAATCACGATTCGGGCGTGTGGTTTTTGAACCTCCCAAAGACTCCCCGGAAGAACTCAACATTGACATGGACTTCTCACGACCAGAAAATATAGACG ATCCAGAGGACGAGGAAGAGTACAAGAATGTGCGTAGAGCTGTGAAGGAGTACCGAGTGGCAATGAATGAATATTATAAAGCA GCAATTGATGCATTTGCAGAGGGGGATCAAATCAAAGCAGAAAAACTGTTAGAACAG GGACAGTTTTTTCTGAGCAAGGCTCACGATGCTGATGAAGAATCGAACAAAATTATTCTTGAAACCAG CAATAGTGAAGCAGAAGAAATGGTGCTTGACTTACGTGACCATGGTTCAAATGAGGCTGTGAGATTACTGAAGTGtcacctttcttctttttctggcATTCCAT CATACGAGTACCTCAAGGTTATGGTTCATGCAAATGATAACCCTAAAGGGTCTCGCAGAAGACTACGGGTATTAAAACTATTAGAGCAGGAATCTATAGCATGGGTTGAAGGAGACACTGCTGATACAATACTCATCCGCTTGTCTAACATAGACCCTAAGAGTTTGAGTTTTGTCAAAACTTTGTGA